One segment of Bacillus alkalisoli DNA contains the following:
- the ybeY gene encoding rRNA maturation RNase YbeY, translating into MLHIDMYDETDSLTEQQLEAVNELLTFAATQENLQPDAEVSVTFVSNERIQEINKEYRQKDKPTDVISFALEEMGEGEIEIHYEEDAPSVLGDIIISVPMAKEQADDYGHSIEREMGFLAIHGFLHLLGYDHETDEQEKEMFDKQKEILDAYGLKRS; encoded by the coding sequence ATGTTACACATCGATATGTATGATGAAACAGACTCATTAACAGAACAACAGTTAGAGGCAGTAAATGAGCTTTTAACGTTTGCTGCTACTCAAGAAAATCTACAGCCTGATGCAGAAGTATCTGTTACATTCGTATCAAATGAAAGAATTCAAGAAATAAATAAAGAATATCGCCAAAAAGATAAGCCAACGGATGTCATTTCTTTCGCATTAGAAGAAATGGGAGAAGGGGAAATAGAAATTCATTATGAAGAAGATGCTCCTTCTGTCCTTGGAGATATCATTATCTCTGTTCCTATGGCAAAGGAACAGGCAGATGATTACGGTCATAGTATAGAAAGAGAAATGGGCTTTCTAGCTATTCATGGTTTTTTACATCTTTTAGGATATGATCACGAAACAGACGAACAGGAAAAAGAAATGTTCGACAAACAAAAGGAAATCTTGGATGCCTATGGACTTAAAAGATCGTAA
- a CDS encoding helix-turn-helix transcriptional regulator, translated as MKIELNKRQEHILQIVKENGPITGEAIAEQLNLTRATLRPDLAILTMAGYLDARPRVGYFYTGKTGSQLLSDRIKKIQVNDHQSIPVVVNESVSVYDAICTMFLEDVGTLFVVDKSSILVGVLSRKDLLRASLGKQELTTIPVNIIMTRMPNVTYCFREDLIIDIAKKLIEKQIDALPVVKETEKGYEVVGRITKTNITKMLVALSNDEII; from the coding sequence GTGAAAATAGAACTCAATAAACGGCAAGAACATATTTTGCAAATTGTAAAAGAGAACGGGCCAATCACTGGTGAAGCAATTGCGGAACAATTAAATTTAACTAGGGCTACATTACGACCGGATTTAGCTATTTTAACTATGGCAGGTTATTTAGATGCTCGTCCTCGTGTAGGCTATTTTTATACAGGAAAAACTGGTTCACAATTATTAAGTGATCGAATAAAAAAAATCCAAGTAAACGACCATCAATCGATTCCGGTTGTAGTAAATGAAAGTGTCTCCGTGTACGATGCTATTTGTACGATGTTTTTAGAAGATGTAGGAACCTTATTTGTAGTGGATAAATCTTCTATCCTAGTTGGTGTTCTATCAAGAAAAGATTTACTACGTGCGAGTTTAGGGAAACAAGAGCTAACGACGATACCAGTAAATATTATTATGACGAGAATGCCGAACGTAACATATTGTTTTAGAGAAGACTTAATTATTGATATTGCAAAAAAACTAATTGAAAAACAAATAGATGCACTTCCAGTCGTAAAAGAAACGGAAAAGGGCTATGAAGTTGTCGGTAGAATTACGAAAACGAACATTACGAAAATGCTTGTAGCTTTATCAAATGACGAGATTATTTAA
- a CDS encoding diacylglycerol kinase family protein, whose translation MDLKDRNKNFRGSLARSFLFALEGLTFVIKNERNIKIHLTLAIIMIGLSYLLQITKIEWIILFLLIGGMIVIEIINTAIENVVDLFTNEYHPLAKISKDVAASAALVYAVMALVVGVFLYTPYLIGLFK comes from the coding sequence ATGGACTTAAAAGATCGTAATAAAAATTTTAGAGGCTCTTTAGCGCGAAGTTTTTTATTCGCGCTTGAAGGGCTAACTTTTGTGATAAAAAACGAAAGAAATATAAAAATACATTTAACGCTAGCTATAATAATGATTGGACTATCGTATTTGCTTCAAATAACAAAAATAGAATGGATTATTTTATTTTTGTTAATTGGTGGAATGATAGTGATAGAAATAATTAACACAGCTATCGAAAATGTTGTAGACTTATTTACGAATGAATATCATCCATTAGCAAAAATTTCTAAAGATGTCGCAGCATCGGCTGCATTAGTTTATGCTGTAATGGCATTAGTGGTAGGGGTATTTTTATACACCCCTTATTTAATAGGGTTGTTCAAATAA
- the glyS gene encoding glycine--tRNA ligase subunit beta encodes MTSRDLLIEIGLEEMPARFVTNSMNQLEEKMVSWAKEHQLSFSTIKSYSTPRRLAVIVENLAEKQEDVTIEAKGPAKKIALSDAGEWSKAAQGFTRGQGASVEDIYFKEINGVEYAHVQKHVKGKNTPELIQLLEEVITGLHFPKNMRWGSEDLRYVRPIKWLTVLFGEEVVPLEIAKVPSSNTSIGHRFLGNKVEILHPEFYAKTLLGEYVIVDALERKEAIKQQLQTIAEENNWDIPVDEDLLEEVNNLVEYPTALYGKYDESFLSLPEEVLITSMKEHQRYFPVKNKEGKLLPFFITVRNGNHEHLDIVAKGNEKVLSARLSDAAFFFKEDEKLVIADAVAKLDKVVFHEEIGTTGEKVKRVRGFATHIANVLEMDSYTKEQVVRAGEIYKFDLISQMVYEFPELQGLMGERYALEKGETKEVAAAINEHYMPRSAEDATPPSDVGAILSVAEKLDTIVSFFAIGVIPTGSQDPYALRRQAAGVVQTIINKEWSISLHELFTNLINTYESIGILKRDPEEVLSDVESFFRMRLKNILSEDNISYDIVDAALDLPLVNLSSVISKAHILNNNKKNNDFKSIVESLSRVLNIAKKAENSLLNVELIKEEAEKSLYETYLETKEKVYHSLTEQNYLHAFDALASMQHEIDNYFDNTMVMADDELIKLNRLAQMKLLADVIKTFGDWNKILVK; translated from the coding sequence ATGACAAGTCGTGATTTATTAATTGAAATAGGATTAGAAGAAATGCCAGCTAGGTTTGTTACAAATTCTATGAATCAGCTTGAAGAAAAGATGGTTTCTTGGGCAAAAGAACACCAACTTTCATTTTCTACAATAAAAAGTTATTCTACGCCAAGAAGACTAGCAGTTATTGTTGAAAACCTAGCAGAAAAACAAGAAGATGTAACCATTGAAGCGAAAGGACCTGCTAAAAAAATTGCACTATCAGATGCAGGAGAGTGGTCTAAAGCAGCTCAAGGCTTTACAAGAGGTCAAGGGGCAAGTGTGGAAGACATCTATTTCAAAGAAATAAATGGTGTAGAGTATGCACATGTTCAAAAGCATGTAAAAGGAAAGAATACACCAGAATTAATTCAACTTTTAGAAGAAGTGATAACTGGTTTGCATTTCCCTAAAAACATGCGCTGGGGTTCGGAAGACCTTCGCTATGTAAGACCAATTAAATGGTTAACAGTTTTGTTTGGAGAAGAAGTAGTACCACTAGAAATTGCAAAAGTTCCATCTAGTAATACGTCTATAGGTCACCGTTTCCTAGGAAATAAAGTGGAGATCCTTCATCCAGAATTTTATGCGAAAACGTTGTTAGGTGAGTATGTAATAGTTGATGCGTTGGAACGAAAAGAAGCTATTAAACAACAACTTCAAACAATTGCTGAAGAAAACAACTGGGATATTCCTGTTGACGAAGATTTATTAGAAGAAGTTAACAATTTAGTAGAATACCCAACTGCATTATACGGAAAATACGATGAAAGCTTTTTATCATTACCAGAAGAAGTTTTAATAACATCGATGAAAGAACATCAACGATACTTCCCAGTGAAAAATAAGGAAGGGAAATTACTTCCATTCTTCATCACAGTTCGTAACGGTAATCATGAACACTTAGACATTGTTGCAAAAGGAAATGAAAAAGTGTTAAGTGCTAGACTTTCTGATGCTGCCTTTTTCTTTAAGGAAGATGAAAAACTTGTTATTGCTGATGCGGTTGCAAAGTTAGATAAAGTTGTATTCCATGAAGAAATAGGAACAACTGGAGAAAAAGTGAAGCGTGTTCGAGGATTTGCAACTCATATTGCAAACGTTCTCGAAATGGATTCCTACACAAAAGAACAAGTTGTCAGAGCAGGGGAAATATATAAATTCGATTTAATATCTCAAATGGTGTATGAATTCCCAGAATTACAAGGTTTAATGGGTGAACGCTATGCATTAGAAAAAGGGGAAACAAAAGAGGTAGCAGCAGCTATAAATGAGCATTACATGCCTCGTTCTGCTGAAGATGCTACACCACCATCCGATGTAGGAGCTATATTAAGTGTCGCAGAAAAGCTAGATACCATTGTAAGTTTCTTTGCAATAGGAGTAATACCAACTGGATCACAAGACCCGTATGCTTTAAGACGTCAAGCTGCAGGAGTTGTACAAACGATTATTAATAAAGAGTGGTCCATTTCGTTACACGAATTATTTACTAATTTAATCAACACGTATGAATCAATCGGAATACTTAAGCGTGATCCTGAAGAAGTTTTAAGTGATGTAGAATCTTTCTTCCGTATGCGATTAAAGAATATACTGAGTGAAGATAATATTTCATATGATATAGTGGATGCAGCTCTAGATTTACCTTTAGTTAACTTATCTTCCGTTATCTCTAAAGCTCATATATTAAATAACAACAAGAAAAATAATGACTTTAAGTCCATTGTCGAATCATTAAGCCGTGTATTAAACATAGCAAAAAAAGCAGAAAACAGTCTGTTAAATGTGGAATTAATAAAAGAAGAAGCAGAAAAATCGCTATATGAGACTTATCTAGAAACAAAAGAAAAAGTATATCATTCTCTTACAGAGCAAAATTATTTACATGCTTTCGATGCACTAGCTTCTATGCAACATGAGATAGACAATTATTTTGACAATACAATGGTTATGGCCGATGACGAATTAATTAAACTAAATAGACTTGCTCAAATGAAGCTGTTAGCAGATGTGATTAAAACATTTGGTGACTGGAATAAAATCCTAGTTAAATAA
- a CDS encoding cytidine deaminase, whose translation MVNIEALMEEAKLARQMAYAPYSKFQVGAAILTKDGKVFRGCNIENAAYSMTNCAERTALFTAYAQGEKEIVAIAVVADTARPVPPCGACRQVISELCSGDTKVILTNLKGDVQELTVKELLPGAFSAEDLHE comes from the coding sequence ATGGTGAATATCGAAGCATTGATGGAAGAAGCAAAACTAGCAAGACAAATGGCATATGCACCTTATTCAAAATTTCAAGTTGGTGCAGCAATACTAACAAAAGATGGAAAAGTATTCCGAGGCTGTAATATTGAAAACGCTGCCTACAGTATGACAAACTGTGCTGAAAGAACTGCACTATTTACAGCATATGCTCAAGGAGAAAAAGAAATTGTAGCAATTGCAGTAGTTGCAGACACAGCTCGTCCTGTACCACCTTGTGGAGCTTGTCGTCAAGTTATCTCTGAGCTTTGTTCTGGAGATACAAAAGTGATTTTGACGAATTTAAAAGGTGATGTACAGGAACTAACAGTAAAAGAATTATTGCCAGGAGCATTTTCAGCGGAGGATTTACATGAATAA
- a CDS encoding HD family phosphohydrolase, translating to MMSRNNKEFYTYLNKFRKLKLYPIVLYSLLSLVLFAMMYNNVTPEKMNVKIAERAEQTIRAPQNTIDKEKTEALRNEAANAVESVYEKETDKPFMQAEKIQALFESIVSVQNEALRLESQQQTTVDGEEPAEPIVVTESDKLDMLKGKLRTRLGDEWNNDFKIADEELVVLINASTEQLSVISNATVTAMHNAMQKDILTPTELESAKTSLEREMGYTVVPGDRDNQIRTVGVKIGTMSVVQNKFFDSKLTQEKRQAARDAIEPVEIAAGQILVQKGDTITREIYRQLEVVGLLNADRSFTPYIGLSLLIGLIISSLVYIFHVKDTTNLQKNNSYLTMYILIFTVTLILMKVIALFQQFDGAAQIGFIAPVAMGAMLAKILINERVAILTSIILGLCGSIIYNEFPGTMNYTIGTYLTVSAIAGVLFLSQHNRRSTILQAGLFISLINIITIVALLGIKNSNIFMVNGLINLGTNLTMAIGSGIVAAVLTIGLLPFFEVGFGMLSTMKLLELSNPNHPLLRKILMEAPGTYHHSVMVANLSESACESIGANGLLARVAAYYHDVGKTKRPGYFIENQMGGTNPHDKLPPQTSKNIIIAHATDGAEILQKHNIPKEIVDIAAEHHGTTLLKFFYYKAKEQNEELDEKEYRYPGPKAQTKEAAIVGTADSIEAAVRSLNSPTPEKIESIVKSIIKDRLQDGQFSECDLTFKELEIMTKSFCETLSGIFHSRIEYPDDKKENEN from the coding sequence ATGATGAGCCGAAACAATAAAGAATTTTATACATACTTAAACAAATTTAGAAAGTTAAAACTTTATCCTATCGTTCTTTATTCTTTATTATCATTAGTACTATTTGCCATGATGTATAACAATGTTACACCTGAAAAAATGAACGTTAAAATAGCCGAAAGAGCCGAACAGACTATAAGAGCTCCACAAAATACAATAGATAAAGAAAAAACGGAGGCATTACGTAATGAAGCTGCGAATGCTGTAGAATCTGTTTATGAAAAAGAAACAGATAAGCCATTTATGCAAGCTGAAAAAATACAAGCCCTTTTTGAGTCAATTGTTAGTGTGCAGAACGAAGCTCTTAGATTAGAATCACAACAGCAAACAACGGTAGACGGGGAAGAACCTGCAGAACCAATAGTTGTTACAGAATCTGATAAGCTTGATATGCTAAAGGGAAAATTAAGAACAAGGCTTGGAGATGAGTGGAATAACGATTTCAAAATAGCTGATGAGGAATTGGTAGTTCTAATCAATGCGAGTACAGAGCAGCTTTCTGTCATTAGTAACGCAACGGTTACAGCAATGCATAATGCAATGCAAAAAGATATACTGACACCTACTGAGTTGGAGAGTGCTAAGACTAGTCTTGAAAGAGAGATGGGATACACGGTTGTTCCTGGGGATAGGGATAATCAAATACGCACCGTTGGAGTTAAAATTGGAACCATGAGTGTTGTTCAAAATAAATTTTTTGATTCCAAATTAACGCAAGAAAAAAGACAAGCTGCTCGTGATGCGATAGAACCTGTCGAAATAGCAGCTGGTCAAATCCTAGTCCAAAAAGGAGACACTATCACTAGAGAAATTTATCGACAATTAGAAGTGGTTGGTCTATTAAATGCTGACAGATCCTTTACGCCATATATTGGTCTTAGTTTATTAATAGGATTAATAATTTCCAGCTTGGTTTATATTTTTCATGTAAAAGATACGACCAACTTGCAAAAAAATAATAGTTATTTAACGATGTATATTCTCATCTTTACGGTAACTCTTATTTTAATGAAGGTGATCGCTTTATTTCAGCAATTCGATGGAGCAGCACAAATTGGTTTTATTGCACCAGTTGCAATGGGAGCAATGCTTGCGAAAATTTTAATAAACGAGAGAGTTGCTATCCTAACTAGTATTATATTAGGGCTTTGTGGAAGTATTATATATAATGAATTCCCTGGAACGATGAACTATACGATAGGAACTTATCTAACTGTTTCTGCTATCGCTGGAGTGTTATTTTTAAGTCAACATAACCGTAGATCAACCATCCTACAAGCGGGTCTATTTATTTCACTCATTAACATAATTACTATTGTTGCTTTGTTAGGAATAAAAAATAGCAACATATTTATGGTGAATGGCCTAATTAACTTAGGTACTAACCTTACCATGGCTATTGGTTCAGGTATTGTTGCCGCGGTTTTAACAATTGGTCTTTTACCATTCTTTGAAGTAGGATTTGGGATGTTATCAACGATGAAATTACTAGAACTTTCGAACCCGAATCATCCCCTGTTAAGAAAAATATTGATGGAGGCACCTGGTACGTATCATCATAGTGTTATGGTCGCTAACCTTTCAGAATCAGCATGTGAGTCTATTGGTGCAAATGGATTGTTAGCGAGGGTGGCGGCTTATTATCATGATGTAGGGAAAACGAAGAGGCCTGGTTATTTTATAGAAAACCAGATGGGTGGAACAAATCCACATGATAAACTTCCTCCACAAACTAGTAAGAATATCATTATCGCACATGCAACAGATGGGGCAGAAATTTTGCAAAAACATAATATACCAAAAGAAATAGTAGATATTGCAGCTGAACATCATGGGACAACTTTGTTAAAATTCTTTTATTATAAAGCGAAAGAACAGAATGAAGAACTAGATGAAAAGGAATATCGTTATCCAGGTCCAAAAGCTCAAACGAAAGAAGCTGCTATTGTAGGAACAGCTGATAGTATTGAAGCGGCAGTAAGATCATTAAATAGCCCTACACCTGAGAAAATTGAATCTATAGTTAAATCAATTATTAAAGACAGATTACAAGATGGACAATTTAGTGAATGTGATTTAACTTTTAAAGAATTAGAAATAATGACAAAATCTTTTTGTGAAACACTCTCAGGAATATTCCATTCTAGAATTGAATATCCAGATGACAAAAAGGAGAATGAAAACTAA
- the recO gene encoding DNA repair protein RecO has translation MLHKCEGIVIRTNHYGETNKIVTLYTREQGKVGVMARGAKKPSSRLTAVTQLFCYGHYLYNRGKGLGSLQQGEIIDSMRSIREDIFLTAYSSYIVELTDKATDEGKPNPYLFEFLLLTLQNMEEGVDPEILMFIYEMKMMSVLGIAPELSKCTSCGTMEGDFSFSINEGGFICHRCVHKDKYAKKVTPSTLRLLRIFYFYDLHKIGNVSVKEETRVQIRSIIDEYYETYSGILLKSKKFIKQMSSFQDAFKKED, from the coding sequence TTGTTACATAAATGTGAAGGTATTGTCATTCGAACAAATCATTATGGTGAAACGAATAAAATCGTGACACTTTACACACGAGAACAAGGAAAAGTTGGTGTAATGGCGCGTGGTGCAAAGAAACCAAGTAGCAGATTAACAGCAGTTACACAATTATTCTGTTACGGTCATTATTTATATAACAGAGGCAAAGGCCTTGGTAGCCTGCAACAAGGTGAAATTATAGATTCCATGCGTTCCATAAGAGAAGATATTTTTCTAACTGCATATAGTTCTTATATTGTTGAATTAACAGATAAAGCTACCGATGAAGGAAAACCGAATCCATATCTATTTGAGTTTTTATTATTAACTCTTCAAAACATGGAAGAAGGTGTAGACCCAGAAATATTAATGTTTATTTATGAAATGAAAATGATGTCTGTGTTAGGGATAGCACCTGAACTAAGTAAATGTACAAGTTGTGGTACGATGGAAGGTGATTTTTCGTTTTCCATTAATGAAGGTGGCTTTATTTGTCATCGTTGTGTACATAAGGATAAATATGCTAAGAAAGTAACACCTTCCACATTAAGGTTATTACGGATATTTTATTTTTATGACTTGCACAAAATAGGAAATGTGTCAGTCAAAGAAGAAACAAGAGTTCAAATACGGTCTATTATTGATGAATATTACGAAACGTATTCGGGAATTTTATTAAAATCAAAAAAATTTATTAAACAAATGTCTTCTTTTCAAGATGCATTCAAGAAAGAGGATTGA
- the glyQ gene encoding glycine--tRNA ligase subunit alpha, translating into MNIQNMILTLQNHWSEQGCVLMQAYDVEKGAGTMSPYTFLRSIGPEPWNVAYVEPSRRPVDGRYGENPNRLYQHHQFQVIMKPSPDNIQELYLESLKKLGIDPLKHDIRFVEDNWEAPTLGASGLGWEVWLDGMEITQFTYFQQVGGLECKPVSVEITYGIERLASYIQEKDSVFDLEWTTGFTYKDIFLQPEYEHSKYTFETSNPEMLFQLFDIYEKEAHAQMDHGLVHPAYDFVLKCSHTFNQLDARGAISVTERTGYIGRVRNLARKVAKTFYEEREKLGFPILNKGGNKDDKS; encoded by the coding sequence ATGAACATTCAAAACATGATTTTAACTTTACAAAATCATTGGTCAGAACAAGGCTGTGTATTAATGCAAGCATACGATGTAGAAAAAGGAGCAGGAACAATGAGTCCATATACGTTTTTACGTAGTATCGGACCAGAGCCATGGAATGTAGCTTATGTAGAACCATCCAGAAGACCTGTAGATGGAAGATATGGAGAAAATCCAAATCGTCTTTATCAACATCATCAGTTCCAAGTAATCATGAAACCATCACCAGACAATATACAAGAGCTATATTTAGAGTCTTTAAAGAAACTAGGGATTGATCCATTAAAACATGATATTCGCTTCGTAGAAGATAACTGGGAAGCTCCAACGCTAGGTGCTTCAGGTTTAGGTTGGGAAGTATGGCTAGATGGAATGGAAATTACCCAGTTTACTTATTTCCAACAAGTCGGTGGACTAGAGTGTAAACCAGTTTCTGTAGAAATTACGTACGGTATTGAACGCCTAGCATCTTACATTCAAGAAAAAGATAGTGTGTTTGATTTAGAATGGACAACAGGGTTTACATACAAAGATATCTTCTTACAGCCAGAATATGAGCATTCAAAATATACGTTTGAAACTTCAAACCCAGAGATGTTATTTCAACTATTTGATATTTACGAAAAAGAAGCACACGCACAAATGGATCATGGACTAGTTCACCCGGCTTATGATTTCGTTTTAAAATGTTCCCATACGTTTAACCAACTAGATGCAAGAGGAGCAATTTCGGTAACTGAGAGAACGGGGTACATTGGTAGAGTTAGAAACCTTGCTCGCAAAGTAGCCAAAACATTCTATGAAGAGAGAGAAAAACTTGGCTTCCCAATTTTAAATAAAGGGGGAAATAAAGATGACAAGTCGTGA
- a CDS encoding PhoH family protein, with the protein MTEELVMMKQQVENPNEAIALFGNQDAHLKILEDELNVSIVTRGESLNVSGELENVELVDKIIHQLIQVIRKGVSISERDILYIIQLAKENNIDSFSELYEEEITKNLKGKPIRVKTHGQRQYVAAIRKNDLVFGIGPAGTGKTYLAVVMAISALKNGQVKRIILTRPAVEAGESLGFLPGDLKEKVDPYLRPLYDALHDVFGSEHTQRLIERGVIEIAPLAYMRGRTLDDAFVILDEAQNTTQAQMKMFLTRLGFGSKMVITGDVSQVDLPKGVKSGLAVAKNILSGVKGITFITLDQSDVVRHQLVAKIINAYETFEKE; encoded by the coding sequence ATGACAGAAGAATTAGTCATGATGAAACAACAAGTAGAAAATCCAAATGAAGCTATTGCGTTATTCGGGAATCAAGATGCTCATTTAAAAATATTAGAAGATGAGCTAAACGTTTCCATTGTAACGCGCGGTGAATCATTAAATGTATCCGGAGAATTAGAAAACGTTGAGTTAGTGGACAAAATAATACATCAATTAATTCAGGTAATACGAAAAGGTGTCTCGATATCAGAGAGAGATATTTTGTATATTATTCAACTTGCAAAAGAAAACAACATTGATTCCTTTTCAGAACTGTATGAAGAAGAAATTACAAAAAACTTAAAAGGTAAGCCAATCCGAGTCAAGACTCATGGTCAGCGCCAATATGTGGCTGCCATTAGAAAAAATGACCTTGTATTTGGAATTGGGCCAGCTGGTACAGGGAAGACATATTTAGCCGTAGTAATGGCAATTAGTGCTCTAAAAAATGGTCAAGTAAAGCGTATTATTTTAACAAGACCAGCAGTAGAAGCAGGCGAAAGTTTAGGTTTTTTACCTGGAGATTTAAAAGAGAAAGTAGATCCGTATCTAAGGCCATTATACGATGCGCTCCATGATGTTTTTGGTAGTGAGCATACACAACGTCTTATAGAACGTGGAGTGATAGAGATTGCTCCATTAGCGTACATGAGAGGTCGTACACTAGACGATGCATTTGTTATTTTAGATGAAGCTCAAAATACGACACAAGCTCAAATGAAAATGTTCTTAACGAGATTAGGATTTGGCTCTAAAATGGTTATTACAGGGGATGTATCCCAAGTTGACCTACCAAAAGGTGTTAAATCCGGGTTAGCGGTCGCTAAAAACATCCTATCTGGTGTGAAAGGAATTACGTTCATTACATTGGACCAATCAGACGTAGTTCGTCATCAGCTAGTTGCAAAAATTATTAATGCATACGAAACATTTGAAAAAGAATAA
- the era gene encoding GTPase Era — MNKNSYKSGFVSIIGRPNVGKSTFLNRVIGQKIAIMSDKPQTTRNKIQGVLTVDDAQVVFIDTPGIHKPKHKLGDFMMKVAQNTLKEVDLILFMINAVEGLGKGDEFIIERLKETKTPVFLVVNKIDEVHPDELLPLIEKYKTLYPFKEIVPISALQGNNIETLLTQIKKVLPEGPQYYPADQVTDHPERFIISELIREKVLHLTREEVPHSIAVAIDGIKKRERSEMVDIQATIVVERDSQKGIVIGKQGKVLKEVGQKAREDIETLLGSKVFLELWVKVQKDWRNKQSQLRDLGFREDEY; from the coding sequence ATGAATAAAAATAGTTATAAATCAGGTTTCGTTTCTATTATTGGCCGACCAAATGTAGGGAAGTCTACGTTTTTAAACAGAGTTATCGGTCAAAAAATTGCCATAATGAGCGACAAACCGCAAACAACAAGAAATAAAATTCAAGGGGTATTAACAGTAGATGATGCACAAGTTGTTTTCATTGATACACCTGGAATTCATAAACCAAAGCATAAGTTAGGCGACTTTATGATGAAAGTAGCACAAAACACATTAAAAGAAGTCGACTTAATTCTATTTATGATTAATGCAGTGGAAGGGCTAGGAAAAGGCGATGAATTCATCATCGAACGATTAAAAGAAACGAAAACTCCAGTATTTTTAGTCGTTAATAAAATTGATGAGGTACACCCTGACGAATTGCTACCACTCATTGAAAAATATAAAACATTATATCCATTCAAAGAAATAGTACCTATCTCAGCACTACAAGGTAATAACATCGAAACATTATTAACGCAAATAAAGAAAGTGTTACCGGAAGGTCCGCAATATTATCCTGCAGATCAAGTAACAGACCACCCGGAACGCTTTATTATATCTGAGTTAATTCGTGAAAAAGTGTTGCACTTAACAAGAGAAGAAGTTCCCCACTCCATTGCGGTGGCGATTGACGGGATTAAAAAGCGTGAACGCAGTGAAATGGTGGATATCCAGGCTACAATCGTTGTAGAACGCGATTCTCAAAAAGGCATTGTTATCGGAAAACAAGGGAAAGTCCTTAAAGAGGTTGGACAGAAAGCTCGAGAAGATATCGAAACATTGCTAGGATCAAAAGTATTTTTAGAACTTTGGGTAAAAGTTCAAAAAGACTGGCGCAATAAACAAAGCCAATTAAGAGACCTTGGATTTAGAGAAGACGAATATTAA
- a CDS encoding YqzL family protein, whose protein sequence is MLDFTWKIFSETGSIDTYLLFKEIEKDRTELPEQEDELAHRDVPIS, encoded by the coding sequence ATGTTGGATTTTACCTGGAAAATCTTTTCAGAAACAGGTAGTATAGATACCTATCTACTTTTTAAAGAGATTGAGAAAGATCGAACTGAATTACCCGAGCAAGAGGACGAACTAGCACATAGAGACGTACCAATTTCATAA